CAACAATTAAGTGGGCCAGTCAAAATCGTTGAAATTGGAGCTCAACTATCACAACAGGGAGGAACAGGGATACTATTATTTGCAGCTTTAATTTCTATTAATTTAGCAGTTCTCAACTCTTTACCTTTACCACTATTAGATGGAGGACAACTTGTTTTTACTTTAATTGAAGGGTTTAGGGGTAAGCCAGTGCCAGTTAGGGTCCAAATGGTTGTTACTCAATCCAGTTTTTTTCTTTTAGTTGGACTAAGTGTGTTGCTCATTATTAGAGATACAAGTCAATTATTAATTGTACAAAGATTTTTAAACCAATAAATAAATTTTAAAAAATGTTATCCAGGCTGTTAATATAATAAATAGTTTAAAGATTTTATTAAATGGCAAAAAAGTCCATGATTGCGAGAGAGGTCAAACGCAAAAAGCTTGTGAAAAAATATGCTGCAAAAAGGAAATCACTCTTAGATGAATTCAATGCCGCAAAAGATCCAATGGAAAGGTTAGAAATACATAGAAAGATTCAAGGGCTTCCAAGAAACTCTGCTCCAAATAGAGTACGGAATAGATGTTGGGCAACTGGTAAACCTAGAGGAGTTTATAGAGACTTTGGACTTTGCAGAAATCAATTAAGGCAAAGAGCTCACAACGGTGAACTACCTGGGGTAGTTAAATCAAGTTGGTAAGATAAATTTCTGATTTTAATATTATATTTCTTCCAAAAAATGATAATTAAATAAATTAAAGTACAATTCTTGGTCAATTTTAAAATTTTTTATAGCTTATCTAAATAATTTACTCAATATGTCCCTATAAAATGTAAGAATAAATTATGTATAGATTTATAATTTAAAAAGTGGAAGGACAAAATAAGTCGATCACGTTTGACGGACGAGAGATACGACTAACTACAGGACTATATGCTCCTCAAGCAAGTGGATCAGTAATGATTGAATGTGGTGACACTTCTCTATTGGTTACAGCGACAAAAACTGTAAAAAAAGAAACATCAGACTTTCTACCTCTAATATGTGACTATGAGGAAAAACTTTATGCTGCTGGTAGAATTCCAGGTGGCTTTATGAGGAGGGAAGGGCGCCCACCAGAAAGAGCGACTTTAATTTCAAGATTGATTGATAGGCCAATGAGGCCACTTTTCCCCGCATGGATGAGAGACGAGATTCAAATCGTCGCATCTTGCCTTTCTCTAGATGAAAGAGTTCCAGCGGATGTTTTGGCTGTCACTGGGGCTTCAATAGCAACATTACTTGGAGAAATTCCATTTTATGGGCCTATGGCTGCAGTTAGAGTTGGGCTTATTGGAGATGATTTCATCTTAAATCCAAGCTACAGAGAGATAGAGAAAGGAGATTTAGACATCGTTGTCGCAGGATCACCTGACGGTATTGTCATGATTGAGGCAGGTGCTAACCAACTATCAGAACAAGACACTATCGAAGCTATAGATTTTGGTTATGAGGCAGTATCTGAACTAATTAAATCTCAAGAAGATTTACTAAAAGATTTAGGAATAAAAAATATTAAACCCTCGGACCCTGAGGAAGATAAAACATTGTCCTCTTATTTAGAGAAAAATTGTACAAAAGGTATTGAGTTGGTTTTAAAGAAATTTGATCAGTCCAAAGATGCAAGAGATCTTGAACTTGAAAAAATAAAAGTTGAAACTCAAGTTAAAATTGAATCTTTGAAGGAGGACAACCAAATAAAGGTTCTTCTATCAGAAAATGATAAGTTATTAAGTGCTGACTTTAAAAAACTCACCAAGAAATTAATGAGGTCGCAAATCATTAATGATGGGAAAAGAGTTGATGGAAGAGATCTTGACGAAGTTAGAAAAATATCAGCTTCAGCGGGAATTCTTCCAAAAAGGGTCCATGGATCGGCTTTATTTCAAAGAGGTTTAACCCAAGTTTTATCTACAACTACATTGGGGACTCCTAGTGATGCTCAAGAAATGGACGATCTCAATCCAAGCACAGAAAAAACTTATCTCCATCACTATAATTTCCCTCCATATTCAGTAGGAGAAACCAGACCGATGAGAACTCCTGGGAGAAGAGAAATTGGCCATGGAGCATTAGCTGAGAGAGCAATAATCCCTGTGCTCCCTGGGAAAGAAACATTTCCTTATGTGCTTAGGGTAGTAAGCGAAGTTTTAAGTTCTAACGGATCCACTTCAATGGGTTCTGTTTGTGGAAGTACACTTTCATTATTAGATGCAGGGGTTCCCTTAAAAGCACCAGTAGGTGGTACTGCTATGGGTTTAATCAAAGAAGGCAAAGAAGTACGAATTCTCACAGATATTCAAGGAATTGAGGACTTTCTTGGAGACATGGACTTTAAAGTTGCTGGTACTGAAAAGGGAATAACTGCGTTACAAATGGATATGAAAATTACAGGATTACCTGTATCTATTATTTCTGATGCAATTAAAAAAGCTCGTCCAGCAAGATTACATATCTTAGAAAAAATGCAAGAGGCAATAGATAAACCTCAAGAATCCCTTTCTCCTCATGCGCCTCGACTTTTAAGCTTTAGAATTGATCCTGAGCTTATAGGAACAGTTATTGGACCTGGAGGAAGAACTATAAAAGGAATTACTGAAAGAACAAATACAAAAATAGATATAGAAGATGGTGGAATCGTAACTATTGCTTCTCATGATGGAGCTGCTGCAGAAGAAGCTCAAAAGATAATAGAGGGATTAACCCGTAAGGTTCATGAAGGTGAGATCTTCTCTGGAATAGTAACAAGAATAATTCCTATAGGTGCTTTCGTAGAAATATTACCTGGCAAAGAAGGGATGGTTCACATTTCTCAGTTATCGGAAGCAAGGGTTGAGAGAGTCGAAGATGTAGTTAGACAAGGAGATGAGGTGACTGTAAGAGTTAGAGAAATTGATAGCAGAGGAAGAATTAACCTTACATTAAGAGGTGTAGGACAAAATAATGGAATGTCTTATCCAGAACCAACCCCGACTCCTGTTGCTCCACT
Above is a window of Prochlorococcus marinus XMU1406 DNA encoding:
- the rpsN gene encoding 30S ribosomal protein S14 — translated: MAKKSMIAREVKRKKLVKKYAAKRKSLLDEFNAAKDPMERLEIHRKIQGLPRNSAPNRVRNRCWATGKPRGVYRDFGLCRNQLRQRAHNGELPGVVKSSW
- a CDS encoding polyribonucleotide nucleotidyltransferase encodes the protein MEGQNKSITFDGREIRLTTGLYAPQASGSVMIECGDTSLLVTATKTVKKETSDFLPLICDYEEKLYAAGRIPGGFMRREGRPPERATLISRLIDRPMRPLFPAWMRDEIQIVASCLSLDERVPADVLAVTGASIATLLGEIPFYGPMAAVRVGLIGDDFILNPSYREIEKGDLDIVVAGSPDGIVMIEAGANQLSEQDTIEAIDFGYEAVSELIKSQEDLLKDLGIKNIKPSDPEEDKTLSSYLEKNCTKGIELVLKKFDQSKDARDLELEKIKVETQVKIESLKEDNQIKVLLSENDKLLSADFKKLTKKLMRSQIINDGKRVDGRDLDEVRKISASAGILPKRVHGSALFQRGLTQVLSTTTLGTPSDAQEMDDLNPSTEKTYLHHYNFPPYSVGETRPMRTPGRREIGHGALAERAIIPVLPGKETFPYVLRVVSEVLSSNGSTSMGSVCGSTLSLLDAGVPLKAPVGGTAMGLIKEGKEVRILTDIQGIEDFLGDMDFKVAGTEKGITALQMDMKITGLPVSIISDAIKKARPARLHILEKMQEAIDKPQESLSPHAPRLLSFRIDPELIGTVIGPGGRTIKGITERTNTKIDIEDGGIVTIASHDGAAAEEAQKIIEGLTRKVHEGEIFSGIVTRIIPIGAFVEILPGKEGMVHISQLSEARVERVEDVVRQGDEVTVRVREIDSRGRINLTLRGVGQNNGMSYPEPTPTPVAPLN